From a region of the Tursiops truncatus isolate mTurTru1 chromosome 2, mTurTru1.mat.Y, whole genome shotgun sequence genome:
- the GPR68 gene encoding ovarian cancer G-protein coupled receptor 1 yields the protein MRGEAPPGPKMGNVTGDNGSLSCAIDHTIHQTLAPVVYVTVLVVGFPANCLSLYFGYLQIKARNELGVYLCNLTVADLFYICSLPFWLQYVLQHDNWSHGDLSCQLCGILLYENIYISVGFLCCISIDRYLAVAHPFRFHQFRTLKAAVGVSVLIWAKELLTSIYFLMHEEVVEDLDRHRVCFEHYPLEPRQRSINYYRFLVGFLFPICLLLASYRGILRAVRRSHGTQKSRKDQIQRLVLSTVVIFLACFLPYHALLLVRSLWESSCHFAKGIFNAYHFSLLLTSFNCVADPVLYCFVSETTHRDLARLRGTCLAFLTCASTGRAREAYPLGTPEAPGKSEEPNVLTKLHPALQTSQPPGAGGSPAGGLA from the coding sequence ATGAGGGGTGAGGCCCCTCCAGGCCCAAAGATGGGGAACGTCACCGGAGACAACGGCTCGCTGAGCTGTGCCATTGACCACACCATCCACCAGACGCTGGCGCCGGTGGTCTATGTCACGGTGCTGGTGGTGGGCTTCCCAGCCAACTGCCTGTCCCTCTACTTCGGCTACCTGCAGATCAAGGCCCGGAATGAGCTGGGCGTGTACCTGTGCAACCTGACAGTGGCCGACCTCTTCTACATTTGCTCGCTCCCCTTCTGGCTGCAGTACGTGCTGCAGCACGACAACTGGTCCCACGGCGACCTGTCCTGCCAGCTGTGCGGCATCCTCCTGTACGAGAACATCTACATCAGCGTGGGCTTCCTCTGCTGCATCTCCATCGACCGCTACCTGGCCGTGGCCCATCCCTTCCGCTTCCATCAGTTCCGCACCCTGAAGGCCGCCGTGGGAGTCAGCGTGCTCATCTGGGCCAAAGAGCTGCTGACCAGCATCTACTTTCTCATGCACGAAGAGGTGGTGGAGGACCTGGACCGGCACCGCGTCTGCTTCGAGCACTACCCGCTGGAGCCCCGGCAGCGCAGCATCAACTACTACCGCTTCCTGGTGGGCTTCCTCTTCCCCATCTGCCTGCTGCTGGCCTCGTACCGGGGCATCCTGCGGGCCGTGCGCCGCAGCCACGGCACCCAGAAGAGCCGCAAGGACCAGATCCAGCGGCTGGTGCTCAGCACCGTGGTCATCTTCCTGGCCTGCTTCCTGCCCTACCACGCGCTGCTGCTCGTGCGCAGCCTCTGGGAGTCCAGCTGCCACTTCGCCAAGGGCATCTTCAACGCCTACCACTTCTCCCTGCTCCTCACCAGCTTCAACTGCGTGGCCGACCCCGTGCTCTACTGCTTCGTCAGCGAGACCACGCACAGGGACCTGGCTCGCCTCCGTGGGACCTGCCTGGCCTTCCTCACCTGCGCCAGCACTGGCCGGGCCCGGGAGGCCTACCCATTGGGTACCCCCGAGGCCCCAGGGAAGAGCGAGGAGCCCAATGTGCTGACGAAGCTCCACCCGGCCTTACAGACCTCTCAGCCACCCGGAGCGGGAGGGTCCCCAGCGGGCGGACTGGCCTAG